A DNA window from Cobetia marina contains the following coding sequences:
- a CDS encoding phage tail tube protein, translating into MADFKDTGLIMSGDIFMAEVDANGKFGALNGPMNVPSLSITPTSVNRISRPSFQKDNYGQALDAVNLPSDSASVTIQFDSMPAAMLAETLGGTAELADAEADSVTGEALTLTEGAWAALPHSSLAAGSVVVTKDATDVTADCDINLSAGLIKARTAAAAGDVTVDYDTEAVTGHRVMGDTEISKPRYILVDGINLATGKRTRVEIFRAVLSADQATELMGTEFITGQLSGSLVVPPGKGAAYTATMYS; encoded by the coding sequence ATGGCTGACTTCAAAGACACAGGCCTGATCATGTCTGGCGACATCTTCATGGCCGAGGTGGATGCCAACGGCAAGTTCGGCGCCCTGAATGGCCCGATGAACGTGCCGTCCCTGAGCATCACGCCGACCAGCGTGAACCGCATTTCTCGCCCTTCCTTCCAGAAGGACAACTACGGCCAGGCGCTGGATGCCGTCAACCTGCCCAGTGACTCGGCCAGTGTCACCATCCAGTTCGATTCCATGCCGGCCGCCATGCTGGCGGAGACGCTTGGCGGCACGGCAGAGCTGGCGGATGCCGAAGCTGACAGCGTGACCGGCGAGGCGCTGACCCTGACGGAAGGGGCCTGGGCGGCGCTGCCGCATTCCTCGCTGGCCGCGGGCAGTGTCGTGGTCACCAAGGACGCTACCGATGTCACGGCTGACTGCGACATCAACCTGAGTGCCGGCCTCATCAAGGCGCGTACCGCTGCCGCGGCAGGTGATGTCACCGTGGATTACGATACCGAGGCGGTCACCGGCCATCGCGTGATGGGGGACACCGAGATATCCAAGCCGCGTTACATCCTGGTGGATGGCATCAACCTCGCCACCGGCAAGCGTACCCGGGTCGAGATCTTCCGTGCCGTGTTGTCGGCGGATCAGGCCACCGAGCTGATGGGCACCGAGTTCATCACCGGGCAGCTGTCCGGCTCGCTGGTTGTGCCGCCCGGCAAGGGCGCCGCCTACACCGCCACCATGTACAGCTAA
- a CDS encoding coiled-coil domain-containing protein: protein MANQSDIQLRIQAAVDGLQDIGKLMSELDNLGQDSSEASAEVERLSEEMSAIGQQQKLVTQINKVAAVVDDAGTAMREAVDKADDLQAAYENSANGADSLRLATQRAAQEADDAKAAHVAQTQTLTQLQTSYKGAQTATTAARQAWRDAAQRVRDLKSEIGRSANATDEQRQALSRTSGAVEQAKDAYDAQAQSLSSLRDELQQQREATDEAKEEWQSASASAAQLTAELKPVERELKQQEKALNKARAAADKATAGHEAQAQKLTRLQQDAHAAGVDIDNLADEEQRLARQSRELEDDVTSLASGLRETAAAARESGEAAERSESRFKKAGASLKQWAAGAAAATVAGAGLAVGWATRYTAQQAEMAQQLDITSRSLGISTQALQGYQYAFQRAGIDADKTGNIFKDTADKIGDAYQNGGGEAQDALDALGIKAEELIELAPDEMMLRLADAMKDLPQAAQVNLLESLADDATRLQPLLANNAAELRALMEEASEVGLIMSPEQIANLQATDAAITRLQGRLQGLSNRLMGELSPAVNQVSADFEQALAENPGLLDDLATAIGGVIRTGGEWARSFIEHRDQIGGAMQSVVDTGQFMGNSLLAVFRLVQSAAAGLTAGIASVSTGVLQLNAKSLELLNKVGAASDEEVARAQAKAKAAEQTLYDLNKDAARYFKQAAEAGKDAANAFDNSDTAAQKAAKSAAKQAAASEAAAIAAKKQAEEEEKAAKQAADAAAKRQKALENAATSLGTSLGELSSGIADSEQEALDAFATLAASGELSAAQLATAFEKAQDKIKSDKGIAVLKDQVDELVNDGVTGADTLATKWKSAGARLAKDMGTTLEEIRTGVTEAERSAIDAFTKIASSGELSAKELSRAYVGAKEQISSDEGIKAFGAVLDGLVKDGVTGARTLKAQWIEAQEATAKAARDTGDKAQQASADTAKTVEASVTRSAQTIAQLMSNALHETEEQIRSLSDAAYQAFATDWGIDTQAEGIEGMQDRIAELDHEIGDLRDNLATRLDSTGFTAWMTDLATTSRQTEIAFLEQKIAVESLTDQIEAGRAPASALSQDMDDLSSRFDLLDESDLSGLESSIQSVRSQVESLSDSVSDTLASLRSELASLQGDSAQVEALRYQQQQTELQEALNAARALGDAQTISAAQESLRLAERAHDLRLEDIRAQSEQEKQQALADEAERQRNVQEAEVTQRENNRDAQNRTSQLTQSVQAQRRVAVDLNIGNETVTLNGVDEREADAFLDRLTQASRTTARR from the coding sequence ATGGCCAATCAGAGTGACATCCAGCTGCGCATTCAGGCCGCGGTCGATGGGCTGCAAGACATCGGCAAGCTGATGAGCGAGCTGGACAATCTCGGGCAGGACAGCAGCGAGGCCTCAGCCGAGGTCGAGCGTCTTTCCGAAGAGATGTCGGCCATCGGCCAGCAACAGAAGCTGGTCACCCAGATCAACAAGGTCGCGGCGGTCGTGGATGACGCCGGGACTGCCATGCGCGAAGCCGTGGACAAGGCTGATGACTTGCAGGCCGCGTATGAGAATTCCGCCAACGGTGCGGACTCGCTGCGGCTGGCGACACAGCGGGCCGCGCAAGAGGCGGACGACGCCAAGGCGGCGCATGTCGCCCAGACTCAGACGCTGACCCAGCTGCAGACCAGCTACAAGGGCGCCCAGACCGCCACCACTGCCGCCCGTCAGGCATGGCGTGATGCCGCACAGCGTGTGCGTGACCTCAAGTCCGAGATCGGCCGGAGCGCCAACGCCACCGACGAGCAGCGCCAGGCATTGTCGCGGACCAGTGGTGCCGTGGAGCAGGCGAAGGATGCCTACGATGCCCAGGCACAAAGCCTCAGCAGTCTGCGTGATGAGCTGCAGCAGCAGCGTGAAGCGACGGATGAGGCCAAGGAGGAGTGGCAGAGCGCCAGCGCCAGTGCGGCCCAGCTGACTGCCGAGCTCAAGCCGGTCGAGCGCGAACTGAAGCAGCAGGAAAAGGCCCTCAACAAAGCCCGCGCGGCAGCCGACAAGGCGACCGCCGGTCATGAGGCTCAGGCCCAGAAGCTCACGCGCCTGCAGCAGGATGCCCACGCCGCGGGTGTGGACATCGACAACCTGGCCGATGAAGAACAGCGCCTGGCCCGCCAATCCCGTGAGCTGGAAGACGACGTGACCTCGCTGGCATCCGGCTTGCGTGAGACCGCCGCGGCCGCCCGCGAATCCGGTGAGGCAGCCGAGCGCAGCGAAAGCCGCTTCAAGAAAGCGGGTGCCTCACTCAAACAGTGGGCTGCCGGTGCTGCCGCCGCCACGGTGGCAGGGGCAGGGCTGGCCGTCGGCTGGGCCACGCGCTACACCGCTCAGCAGGCCGAGATGGCCCAGCAGCTGGATATCACGTCGCGCTCGCTGGGTATCTCCACTCAGGCGCTGCAGGGCTATCAGTACGCCTTTCAGCGTGCCGGTATCGATGCCGACAAGACCGGCAATATCTTCAAGGACACTGCCGACAAGATCGGTGACGCCTACCAGAACGGCGGCGGTGAGGCGCAGGACGCCCTCGATGCTCTGGGCATCAAGGCCGAGGAGCTGATCGAGCTGGCGCCAGACGAGATGATGTTGCGCCTGGCCGATGCCATGAAGGATCTGCCCCAGGCGGCTCAGGTCAACCTGCTGGAATCGCTGGCAGACGATGCCACACGCCTGCAGCCACTGCTTGCCAATAATGCCGCTGAACTCCGAGCTCTGATGGAAGAGGCCAGCGAGGTGGGGCTGATCATGTCCCCCGAGCAGATCGCCAATCTGCAAGCGACCGATGCCGCCATCACCCGCCTACAAGGCCGACTACAAGGGTTGAGCAATCGCCTGATGGGCGAGCTGTCACCGGCGGTCAATCAGGTGTCCGCTGACTTCGAGCAGGCTCTGGCGGAAAACCCCGGGCTGCTGGACGACCTCGCCACGGCCATCGGGGGTGTGATTCGTACCGGCGGTGAGTGGGCGCGGAGCTTCATAGAGCATCGCGATCAGATTGGCGGTGCCATGCAGTCGGTCGTCGATACCGGTCAGTTTATGGGCAATTCTCTGCTGGCCGTATTCCGGTTGGTGCAGTCAGCGGCCGCCGGATTGACGGCCGGCATCGCAAGCGTCAGCACCGGTGTGCTGCAGCTAAACGCCAAGTCGCTCGAGTTGCTGAACAAGGTTGGCGCTGCTTCCGATGAAGAAGTCGCCAGGGCGCAGGCCAAGGCCAAGGCGGCAGAACAGACGCTCTATGACCTCAACAAGGATGCCGCGCGTTACTTCAAACAAGCTGCTGAGGCAGGGAAGGACGCGGCCAACGCCTTCGACAACAGCGATACGGCCGCGCAGAAAGCCGCCAAGTCTGCTGCCAAGCAGGCCGCTGCCTCTGAGGCTGCGGCCATTGCCGCCAAGAAGCAGGCCGAGGAGGAAGAGAAGGCTGCCAAGCAGGCAGCGGATGCGGCCGCCAAACGTCAGAAGGCACTGGAAAACGCCGCCACTTCTCTCGGTACCTCGCTGGGCGAGCTATCCAGTGGTATTGCAGACAGCGAGCAGGAAGCCCTCGATGCCTTCGCCACGCTGGCGGCCAGTGGTGAATTGAGTGCGGCACAGCTGGCGACGGCCTTCGAGAAGGCGCAGGACAAGATCAAATCTGACAAGGGCATCGCCGTCCTCAAGGATCAGGTCGATGAGCTGGTGAATGACGGCGTGACCGGCGCGGATACTCTCGCGACCAAGTGGAAGTCTGCTGGTGCCCGCCTGGCCAAGGACATGGGCACCACCCTGGAAGAGATCCGCACCGGTGTGACCGAGGCGGAACGCTCGGCCATTGATGCCTTCACCAAGATCGCCTCTAGCGGCGAGCTATCCGCCAAGGAGCTGAGCCGCGCCTATGTCGGCGCCAAGGAGCAGATCAGCTCTGACGAGGGCATCAAGGCTTTCGGCGCGGTTCTCGATGGGCTGGTCAAGGATGGTGTGACCGGGGCTCGCACGCTCAAGGCGCAGTGGATCGAGGCGCAGGAAGCCACGGCCAAGGCAGCCCGGGACACGGGAGACAAGGCGCAGCAGGCCTCTGCCGACACGGCCAAGACGGTGGAGGCCTCTGTCACACGCAGTGCCCAGACCATTGCTCAGCTGATGAGCAATGCCTTGCACGAGACGGAAGAGCAGATACGGTCACTCAGTGACGCCGCCTATCAGGCCTTCGCGACTGACTGGGGGATCGATACCCAGGCCGAAGGCATCGAGGGAATGCAGGACCGCATTGCCGAGCTGGACCATGAGATCGGTGATCTTCGCGACAACCTCGCCACCCGTCTCGACTCCACCGGCTTCACGGCCTGGATGACGGACCTCGCCACCACGTCACGTCAGACCGAGATTGCCTTCCTCGAGCAGAAGATCGCCGTGGAATCGCTGACCGACCAGATCGAGGCAGGGCGGGCGCCAGCCAGCGCACTCTCGCAGGACATGGACGATCTCTCAAGCCGCTTCGACCTGCTCGATGAGTCGGACCTTTCCGGCCTCGAAAGCTCCATCCAGTCGGTGCGCAGTCAGGTCGAGTCGCTGTCAGATAGCGTGAGCGACACGCTGGCGAGCCTGCGCTCGGAACTCGCCAGCCTGCAGGGCGATAGCGCCCAGGTGGAGGCGCTGCGGTATCAGCAGCAACAGACCGAGCTTCAGGAGGCGCTCAACGCCGCCCGGGCATTGGGCGATGCTCAGACCATCAGCGCGGCGCAGGAGTCGCTGCGGCTCGCGGAACGCGCCCATGATCTGCGCCTTGAGGATATCCGCGCCCAGTCTGAGCAGGAGAAGCAGCAGGCCTTGGCTGATGAGGCTGAGCGTCAGCGCAACGTGCAGGAGGCCGAGGTCACCCAGCGCGAGAACAACCGTGACGCCCAGAACCGTACCAGCCAGCTCACCCAGTCGGTACAGGCCCAGCGCCGCGTGGCGGTAGACCTCAACATCGGTAACGAGACCGTCACCCTCAACGGGGTGGACGAGCGCGAGGCCGATGCCTTCCTTGATCGATTGACCCAAGCCTCACGCACAACGGCCCGCCGCTGA
- a CDS encoding DUF7210 family protein — protein sequence MTDKTATGKTGTETKSGTEAKPSDSVSVKLRKAHRHGGKEYAAGDSLTLEVRQLERLKKAGKV from the coding sequence ATGACCGACAAAACCGCTACAGGCAAGACTGGCACCGAGACCAAGTCTGGCACTGAGGCCAAGCCCAGCGACTCGGTGAGCGTCAAGCTCAGGAAGGCGCATCGCCACGGCGGCAAGGAGTATGCCGCCGGCGACTCCCTCACCCTCGAGGTGCGCCAGCTGGAGCGCCTGAAGAAGGCAGGCAAGGTCTGA